Proteins from one Verrucomicrobiaceae bacterium genomic window:
- a CDS encoding Fic family protein gives MRIPEIPPPFHYLLTTTVVPGRWTQLLAMINPVRPQEGEYLHWDDLQTRNPPAGLSKEEWWLLMKTGRQFARQELPLIDKKGQPFRFSIVPEMFEALHHIDQSCAGNIAMPDHVSKLAENSATQTRYKINSLMEEAVTSSLLEGAAVTREKARDLLRSGRKPRDKGERMIVNNFITMQHLQKIKDRPLTPDLVLEIHAMISRDALDKTDAAGRLRRADEPIEVADDEDNVLHIPPAAAQLPERLAAMCQFANEQHLRGYLHPVIRAIVLHFWLAYDHPFVDGNGRTARALFYWAMVHGGLWLFEFISISQALLRAPAYYYRAFLLAESDDNDLNYFILHQVRCIEESIQNLHDYLARKSAQRKTQQESLRQAGWVNPRQRALLEHALENTETGRYTFDSHQRSHGISSMTARSDLLSLEDKGLLTSRIEGKQRVFQPVPDLESVLKQQT, from the coding sequence ATGCGAATCCCCGAAATTCCACCACCCTTTCACTACCTGCTCACCACGACCGTCGTTCCTGGCCGGTGGACGCAGTTGTTGGCGATGATTAATCCAGTGCGCCCACAGGAGGGCGAATACCTGCATTGGGACGATTTGCAGACTCGGAATCCTCCGGCGGGGCTCAGCAAAGAAGAATGGTGGTTGCTGATGAAGACCGGCAGGCAGTTCGCTCGCCAGGAACTCCCCTTGATCGACAAAAAAGGCCAGCCCTTCCGCTTCTCCATCGTTCCGGAGATGTTTGAGGCACTGCATCACATCGATCAGAGCTGCGCGGGAAACATCGCCATGCCGGATCATGTGTCCAAATTAGCCGAAAACTCAGCCACGCAAACCCGCTACAAGATCAACTCACTCATGGAGGAGGCTGTGACCTCCAGCCTGCTCGAAGGAGCGGCCGTGACACGAGAAAAAGCACGCGACCTGCTGCGCAGCGGACGCAAGCCACGGGACAAGGGGGAACGCATGATCGTGAACAATTTCATCACGATGCAGCACCTGCAGAAGATCAAGGACCGGCCGCTGACGCCCGATCTGGTGCTGGAAATCCACGCGATGATCTCCCGCGACGCACTGGATAAAACCGACGCCGCAGGCCGCCTGCGCCGCGCCGATGAACCTATCGAAGTCGCCGATGACGAGGACAACGTGCTGCATATTCCGCCAGCAGCAGCGCAATTGCCCGAACGTCTCGCCGCCATGTGTCAGTTCGCGAATGAACAACATCTTCGTGGTTATCTGCACCCCGTCATCCGGGCCATAGTCCTGCATTTCTGGCTGGCCTACGACCATCCTTTTGTCGATGGCAACGGACGCACCGCCCGTGCCTTGTTTTACTGGGCCATGGTGCACGGGGGCTTGTGGCTTTTTGAGTTCATCTCCATCTCGCAGGCATTGCTGCGGGCTCCGGCGTATTACTACAGGGCATTTCTGCTCGCAGAGTCTGACGACAACGACCTAAACTACTTCATCCTGCATCAAGTACGCTGCATTGAAGAGTCGATCCAGAATCTGCACGACTACCTGGCGCGAAAATCTGCGCAGCGCAAAACGCAGCAGGAAAGCCTGCGCCAAGCTGGCTGGGTCAATCCACGTCAGCGCGCGCTTCTGGAACATGCGCTCGAAAATACAGAAACCGGTCGCTACACCTTCGACAGCCACCAGCGCAGCCACGGCATTTCTTCCATGACTGCACGCTCAGACCTGCTGTCGCTGGAAGACAAAGGACTTCTGACATCTCGCATTGAGGGCAAACAGCGTGTTTTCCAGCCCGTACCCGACCTCGAGTCCGTTCTAAAGCAGCAAACCTAA
- a CDS encoding AAA family ATPase — protein sequence MIHKLSIRNFKSIRELDLDCRRVNVFIGEPNAGKTNVLEALGLWCPGVHAELRRVCRAEYVSELFFDQNTTEPIQIDADEFLAKIAKSEEGADLQFRGTFTSGDQKRSWTAHVPLKDNLDIPGKRPHYPNAMVPIKFFVYDAGLSVDAVANGGLAPPFGSNLASLLANDKTARQIAADYFCDSRYRLSVDVGKRHLSMSRQEDSAVVSFPYSATSETLRRMIFYRLALETSRKCILAFDEPEANSYPPYTKILAESIAKDEQENQFFLTTHSPYMLTSIIGKTPASELNVFVCRLEGSETKVYPMDEDQRMELMEMDMSAFFNLDRFLPELP from the coding sequence ATGATCCACAAGCTCTCCATCCGAAACTTCAAATCCATCCGCGAACTCGATCTCGACTGCCGCCGGGTGAACGTCTTCATCGGCGAGCCGAATGCGGGGAAGACGAATGTTTTGGAGGCACTGGGGCTTTGGTGCCCTGGGGTGCATGCTGAGCTTCGGAGAGTTTGCCGAGCGGAGTATGTTTCCGAGCTGTTTTTCGATCAAAACACAACTGAGCCAATTCAAATTGATGCAGACGAGTTTCTTGCGAAGATTGCCAAGAGCGAAGAAGGCGCGGACCTTCAGTTCAGGGGGACGTTCACATCGGGTGATCAGAAACGATCTTGGACAGCTCATGTCCCTCTCAAGGACAACCTAGATATTCCAGGGAAGCGGCCTCACTATCCGAATGCCATGGTGCCAATTAAATTCTTCGTTTACGATGCGGGCTTGTCGGTAGATGCGGTGGCAAACGGTGGGCTGGCACCTCCATTTGGCTCTAACCTCGCTTCACTTCTCGCCAATGACAAAACTGCCCGGCAGATCGCAGCCGACTACTTCTGCGACTCCCGCTATCGTTTGTCCGTCGATGTGGGCAAAAGACATCTTTCGATGTCCCGTCAGGAAGACTCCGCTGTGGTATCATTCCCTTACTCCGCCACGTCCGAGACTCTTCGGCGCATGATTTTCTACCGGCTGGCTTTGGAAACGAGCCGGAAGTGCATTCTGGCCTTCGATGAGCCCGAAGCGAACTCGTATCCTCCCTACACCAAGATTCTCGCCGAGAGCATCGCGAAGGACGAGCAGGAGAATCAGTTCTTCCTGACGACCCACAGTCCCTACATGCTCACCTCGATCATCGGCAAAACTCCAGCAAGCGAGCTGAACGTCTTTGTCTGTCGCCTGGAAGGATCCGAGACCAAGGTTTATCCGATGGATGAAGACCAGCGGATGGAACTCATGGAGATGGATATGAGCGCTTTCTTCAACCTCGATCGTTTTCTCCCCGAGCTGCCATGA
- a CDS encoding PEP-CTERM sorting domain-containing protein — protein sequence MKRLLTWILLAASCILPAKAAFIYSGLQNIAIPTNFDGVYLNIDNAATSSSLITGWDVNFFFGGYGIANSTDFQPGRTGTGNMDSIMAMTLYEEVGGATLFSVGEGGSDSHMGSSPGQFQSGIEHYLGFRFVKDGGGPMLFGAMRVVLTINEPGGVIKDWAWEDSGSPYVAPEPGRVVLLLTGLSSLALRRRKARQKQ from the coding sequence ATGAAACGCCTCCTCACCTGGATTCTCCTAGCTGCATCCTGCATCCTTCCCGCGAAGGCGGCATTCATTTACAGCGGGCTGCAAAACATCGCCATCCCCACCAACTTTGACGGCGTGTATCTCAACATCGACAACGCGGCGACCAGCAGTTCTCTCATCACAGGGTGGGACGTGAACTTCTTCTTCGGCGGCTACGGCATCGCCAACAGCACCGACTTTCAACCAGGCCGCACGGGCACTGGAAATATGGACAGCATCATGGCGATGACTCTCTACGAAGAGGTGGGCGGGGCGACGCTCTTTTCAGTGGGTGAAGGCGGCTCCGACAGCCACATGGGCAGCAGTCCGGGTCAGTTTCAATCCGGGATCGAGCACTACCTTGGCTTCCGCTTCGTGAAGGATGGCGGTGGTCCCATGCTCTTTGGGGCGATGCGTGTGGTGCTCACTATCAATGAACCGGGCGGTGTGATCAAAGACTGGGCCTGGGAAGACAGTGGCAGCCCGTATGTGGCGCCTGAACCGGGGCGAGTGGTCCTGTTACTCACGGGTCTCTCAAGCCTAGCTCTGCGGCGGCGCAAGGCGAGGCAGAAACAGTAG
- a CDS encoding cyclic nucleotide-binding domain-containing protein: protein MQILVATTPEEKEAVYRLRYECYVEELGWKYDKADQSAKTLRDDMDDSAVIYYAEDKGKVVATYCVHFGQGLVIPDKWRTHYDLDRFAEFPQECLSFSSRLIVTAEYRSTMVVPKMLVTAYMESWRRGTRFNFCFCRPRLIDLYERLGFIRYKENIFEPTQGYMSPMVLMSEDADHLWAVRSPFLRVCKSHRPDSRAARWFDQTFPEARHSTAKQTMTAEEFLQQWAQAMDARTVALLSGFSPEQIQKLFMAGTVLQCKAGDKLLREGEAGHEMFLIIQGSVRIYTTKADHAESLITLMSAGETFGELALVSRAKRNATVQAATELQVLVISQEFLQSAMRSMPDIAIKLLYNLASLVGDKLRATSERLLDMMRENVLLATQLARVSAPAPREAPTEASRPATISLLKTTPL from the coding sequence ATGCAAATCCTTGTCGCCACCACTCCCGAAGAGAAAGAAGCCGTGTACCGCCTGCGCTACGAGTGCTATGTGGAGGAGCTCGGCTGGAAGTATGACAAGGCTGATCAGTCGGCAAAGACGCTGAGAGATGACATGGATGACAGCGCCGTCATCTACTATGCCGAAGACAAGGGCAAGGTCGTGGCCACCTACTGTGTGCATTTCGGTCAGGGACTGGTGATCCCTGACAAATGGCGGACGCACTATGACCTGGACCGGTTTGCCGAGTTCCCACAGGAGTGCCTCAGCTTCAGCTCGCGGCTCATCGTGACCGCTGAATACCGAAGCACCATGGTCGTGCCCAAGATGCTGGTTACTGCTTACATGGAGAGCTGGCGGAGAGGTACGCGCTTCAATTTCTGCTTCTGCCGCCCACGCCTGATCGACCTTTATGAACGGCTGGGTTTCATCCGCTACAAAGAGAACATCTTCGAGCCCACTCAAGGCTATATGAGCCCCATGGTGCTGATGAGTGAGGACGCAGATCACCTGTGGGCCGTGCGTTCTCCATTCCTGCGTGTCTGCAAGTCACATAGGCCTGACTCCAGAGCCGCGCGGTGGTTTGACCAGACCTTTCCTGAGGCACGGCATAGCACGGCGAAGCAGACAATGACGGCGGAGGAATTCCTGCAGCAGTGGGCGCAGGCGATGGATGCACGCACGGTGGCTCTGCTCAGTGGATTCTCCCCAGAGCAGATTCAGAAGCTATTCATGGCAGGCACCGTTCTGCAATGCAAAGCGGGAGATAAGCTGCTACGAGAAGGTGAGGCCGGGCATGAGATGTTCCTCATCATCCAGGGCTCTGTGCGTATCTATACCACCAAAGCGGATCATGCTGAATCACTGATCACCCTGATGAGCGCGGGGGAGACATTCGGTGAGCTGGCTCTCGTTTCACGAGCGAAACGCAATGCCACGGTGCAGGCAGCGACAGAGTTGCAAGTGCTGGTGATCTCCCAAGAATTCCTCCAGAGCGCCATGAGGTCCATGCCAGACATCGCCATCAAGCTGCTCTACAATCTTGCCTCTCTCGTGGGTGATAAATTAAGGGCGACCAGCGAGCGGCTGCTGGACATGATGCGGGAGAATGTGCTGCTAGCCACCCAGCTAGCGAGAGTAAGTGCCCCTGCGCCTCGTGAGGCACCCACGGAAGCCTCACGACCCGCCACCATCAGTCTGCTGAAGACAACGCCGTTGTGA